The Cucumis melo cultivar AY chromosome 6, USDA_Cmelo_AY_1.0, whole genome shotgun sequence genome includes a region encoding these proteins:
- the LOC127149763 gene encoding phytohormone-binding protein CSBP-like, with product MVKEVEAEAKLRVGIETLWKALVKDLRFIVPKLMPNSVEKVELIHGDGGLGSVLLFHLVHDEEMMKRQKEKIVKLDETKHEFGIEVMEGNILKRGFSSFNTTFKLSSISEKETLVDFKVVYETELGDDEVEQSHLEKVATSTSLSFFQLLENFLLDSSSYDVFGPQTKDTFAVWIMEILVLGFQ from the exons ATGGTTAAGGAGGTTGAAGCTGAAGCAAAACTTAGGGTTGGAATTGAAACTCTTTGGAAAGCTTTGGTCAAAGACTTGAGATTTATTGTTCCAAAGCTCATGCCCAACTCTGTTGAAAAAGTTGAGCTCATTCATGGAGATGGTGGCCTTGGCTCTGTCTTGCTCTTCCATCTTGTACATG ATGAGGAGATGATGAAAAGGCAAAAGGAAAAGATAGTGAAACTTGATGAAACAAAGCATGAATTTGGGATAGAAGTGATGGAAGGGAACATATTGAAAAGAGGGTTTAGTTCTTTCAACACAACGTTCAAACTTTCTTCTATTAGTGAAAAGGAAACCCTCGTGGATTTCAAAGTTGTTTATGAAACTGAACTGGGTGATGATGAAGTTGAACAATCTCACTTAGAGAAAGTGGCAACTTCCAcgtctctttcttttttccaactCTTGGAAAACTTTCTTCTTGATTCATCATCGTATGATGTGTTTGGGCCCCAAACGAAGGATACATTTGCAGTCTGGATTATGGAAatcctagttttagggtttcaaTAA